The following proteins come from a genomic window of Streptomyces sp. Sge12:
- a CDS encoding YidH family protein gives MIDFVKDVRLWFAPSRLRDEGETPDYRFSLANERTFLAWIRTSLALVGGGFAVDQFLPDLRWGVRVGMALALLVVGAACALRAVNHWVRCERAMRRGEDLPLSRFPVLLSLGVGLVAVAMVVVVLLGWTTATRQ, from the coding sequence GTGATCGACTTCGTCAAGGACGTGCGCCTCTGGTTCGCACCCTCGCGGCTGAGGGACGAGGGCGAGACCCCCGACTACCGCTTCTCGCTGGCCAACGAGCGGACCTTCCTCGCATGGATCCGGACCTCCCTGGCCCTGGTGGGCGGCGGGTTCGCCGTGGACCAGTTCCTGCCGGACCTGCGCTGGGGGGTGCGGGTCGGGATGGCCCTCGCCCTGCTCGTGGTGGGTGCGGCCTGCGCGCTGCGGGCGGTGAACCACTGGGTGCGGTGCGAGCGGGCGATGCGACGGGGTGAGGACCTGCCGCTGTCGCGGTTCCCGGTGCTGCTGAGCCTGGGCGTGGGGCTGGTGGCGGTGGCGATGGTGGTGGTCGTCCTGCTGGGCTGGACGACGGCGACGAGGCAGTGA
- a CDS encoding NUDIX hydrolase — protein MTRVSAADEVLDVVDRDDRVVGQAPRGEVYARGLIHRCVFVRAVDAQGRIFVHRRTASKLVFPSHYDMFVGGVVGAGESYARAALREAEEELGVRGLEQPTPLFKFLYEGPGGAWWSYVHEVRCELPVDPQASEVDWHTYLTPQELERRVAGGEWAWVPDGLEAYRRLRARPEFRQ, from the coding sequence ATGACCCGTGTGAGTGCCGCTGATGAAGTACTGGACGTGGTGGACCGGGACGACCGGGTCGTCGGGCAGGCCCCGCGGGGCGAGGTGTACGCGCGGGGGCTGATCCACCGCTGCGTGTTCGTGCGGGCCGTGGACGCCCAGGGGCGGATCTTCGTGCACCGGCGGACCGCCTCGAAGCTGGTCTTCCCCTCGCACTACGACATGTTCGTGGGCGGGGTGGTGGGCGCCGGCGAGAGCTACGCGCGGGCCGCGCTGCGCGAGGCCGAGGAGGAGCTGGGCGTACGGGGGCTGGAGCAGCCGACGCCGCTGTTCAAGTTCCTGTACGAGGGTCCGGGCGGGGCCTGGTGGTCGTACGTGCACGAGGTGCGGTGCGAGCTGCCGGTGGACCCCCAGGCCTCGGAGGTCGACTGGCACACCTATCTCACGCCGCAGGAGCTGGAGCGGCGGGTGGCGGGCGGGGAATGGGCCTGGGTGCCGGACGGACTGGAGGCGTACCGGCGGCTGCGCGCGCGCCCGGAGTTCCGCCAGTAG
- a CDS encoding FAD-binding dehydrogenase: MTYDADVIVIGAGLAGLVATAELVDAGRKVILLDQEPEQSIGGQAHWSFGGLFFVDSPEQRRMRIKDSHALALQDWLGTAGFDREEDAWPRRWAEAYVDFAAGEKRSWLHAQGVRFFPVVGWAERGGYDANGHGNSVPRFHITWGTGPGLVEPFERRVRAGVARGLVRFAFRHRVTGLSATAGAVDTVTGEILEPSDAVRGTASSRETTGTFSLRAQAVIVTSGGIGGNHDLVRAQWPARLGTPPQRMLSGVPAHVDGLMLGIAERAGASHINKDRMWHYTEGIQNWDPIWARHGIRILPGPSPLWLDATGKRLPVPLFPGFDTLGTLDHIMKTGHDHTWFVLNERIIGKEFALSGSEQNPDLTGKSVRDVFTRARQAVPAPVRAFMDNGADFVVERDLSALVRGMNAVTKEDLLDEAAVRGEIVARDREIANPFTKDLQVTAIHGARRYLGDKLIRTAAPHRILDPKAGPLIAVRLSILTRKSLGGLETDLSSRVLTGSGEPLPGVYAAGEAAGFGGGGVHGYRALEGTFLGGCIFSGRAAGRAAARAIG, encoded by the coding sequence ATGACGTACGACGCAGACGTGATCGTGATCGGAGCCGGGCTCGCGGGGCTCGTGGCCACCGCCGAGCTCGTCGACGCGGGCCGCAAGGTCATCCTGCTCGACCAGGAGCCGGAGCAGTCGATCGGCGGCCAGGCGCACTGGTCCTTCGGCGGGCTGTTCTTCGTGGACTCGCCCGAGCAGCGCCGGATGCGGATCAAGGACAGTCACGCCCTGGCCCTCCAGGACTGGCTGGGCACCGCCGGATTCGACCGCGAGGAGGACGCCTGGCCGCGCCGCTGGGCCGAGGCGTACGTCGACTTCGCGGCCGGCGAGAAGCGCTCCTGGCTGCACGCCCAGGGCGTCCGCTTCTTCCCGGTGGTCGGTTGGGCGGAGCGCGGCGGCTACGACGCCAACGGTCACGGGAACTCCGTCCCCCGCTTCCACATCACCTGGGGCACCGGTCCCGGCCTGGTGGAGCCCTTCGAGCGCCGGGTCCGGGCCGGTGTGGCCCGCGGCCTGGTCCGGTTCGCGTTCCGCCACCGCGTCACAGGGCTCTCCGCCACGGCCGGCGCGGTGGACACCGTGACGGGCGAGATCCTGGAACCCTCCGACGCCGTACGCGGCACCGCCAGCAGCCGCGAGACCACCGGGACGTTCTCGCTGCGGGCCCAGGCCGTGATCGTCACCAGCGGCGGCATCGGCGGCAACCACGACCTCGTCCGCGCACAGTGGCCCGCCCGGCTCGGCACCCCGCCGCAGCGGATGCTGTCGGGGGTCCCGGCCCACGTGGACGGCCTGATGCTGGGCATCGCGGAGCGGGCGGGCGCCAGCCACATCAACAAGGACCGGATGTGGCACTACACCGAGGGCATCCAGAACTGGGACCCGATCTGGGCCCGGCACGGCATCCGCATCCTGCCCGGCCCCTCCCCGCTGTGGCTGGACGCGACGGGCAAGCGGCTGCCCGTGCCGCTCTTCCCGGGCTTCGACACCCTCGGCACCCTCGACCACATCATGAAGACCGGCCACGACCACACATGGTTCGTGCTCAACGAGCGCATCATCGGCAAGGAGTTCGCCCTCTCCGGCTCCGAGCAGAACCCGGACCTCACCGGCAAGTCGGTGCGCGACGTCTTCACCCGGGCGCGCCAGGCCGTACCGGCCCCGGTCCGGGCCTTCATGGACAACGGGGCCGACTTCGTCGTCGAGCGCGACCTGTCCGCCCTGGTCCGCGGGATGAACGCGGTCACCAAGGAGGACCTCCTCGACGAGGCCGCGGTCCGGGGCGAGATCGTGGCCCGCGACCGGGAGATCGCCAACCCCTTCACCAAGGACCTCCAGGTCACGGCCATCCACGGCGCGCGCAGGTACCTCGGCGACAAGCTGATCCGTACGGCCGCCCCGCACCGGATCCTGGACCCCAAGGCCGGGCCGCTGATCGCGGTACGGCTCTCGATCCTGACCCGCAAGTCCCTGGGCGGCCTGGAGACCGACCTCTCCTCGCGCGTCCTGACCGGCTCCGGCGAACCGCTGCCGGGCGTCTACGCGGCGGGCGAGGCGGCCGGATTCGGCGGCGGCGGGGTGCACGGCTACCGGGCCCTGGAGGGCACCTTCCTCGGCGGGTGCATCTTCTCGGGCCGGGCGGCGGGCCGCGCCGCCGCCCGCGCCATCGGCTGA
- a CDS encoding ASCH domain-containing protein translates to MTAYHDLPPYLLGFPGPLRDQLVAAVLSGAKTSTTGLLAEYEAEDEPLPEPGARSLLVDSAERGVAVVEVTAVEVLRLGDIGLQHALEEGEGYASVAEWRTAHEEFWHSEPVRGAIGDPGFTVDDDTLVIAERFRVTERLV, encoded by the coding sequence ATGACTGCTTATCACGATCTTCCCCCCTATCTGCTGGGGTTTCCCGGGCCGTTGCGCGACCAGCTGGTCGCGGCCGTGCTGAGCGGGGCGAAGACCAGCACCACCGGCCTGCTCGCGGAGTACGAGGCCGAGGACGAGCCCCTGCCGGAGCCCGGCGCCCGGTCGCTGCTGGTCGATTCCGCGGAGCGCGGGGTGGCGGTGGTGGAGGTGACCGCCGTGGAGGTGCTGCGGCTGGGGGACATCGGGCTTCAGCACGCGCTCGAAGAGGGCGAGGGGTACGCGTCGGTGGCCGAATGGCGTACGGCACACGAGGAGTTCTGGCACAGCGAACCGGTACGCGGAGCGATCGGTGACCCGGGGTTCACGGTCGACGACGACACCCTCGTCATCGCGGAGCGGTTCCGGGTCACCGAACGGCTGGTCTGA
- a CDS encoding APC family permease has translation MPTGRSSTLQEPAEIRTYKGQDRALRAGRLGTAGLLLSVLAASAPLMVVAGVMPTTFGVMGIVGQPLLFVILGAVLALFSVGYAEMSRHVHNAGAFYAYIARGLGPTAGAAASLVALVAYSAMQVGVFGILGFEISGLFATYLDIELAWWIPALLAVAATGALGWLKIDLNAKVLGVLLLVECLLVVVFDVAAISKPAAEGLSLHAFNPETLGGAGFGTALCFCIAAFVGFEQSPVYAEETSKPHIVVSRVMFLAVGFVALFFAVSAWALTVATGPSKVVETAGEAGPTLLFQLTEARLGTAFTDVLHVLFVTGMFAAMLSFHNVVARYAFAMGREGLLPATFGRTNAGTGAPATGSLLQTGIAALVVIAFALTEDKAPADPSLKVQLPDPTTPVLHLFTWMGSVGALGVTLLMAAASFAVIAFFVRRGTAGAQVWRLVAAGTAGLALLAIAVYTVKDFGVLVGAEKGSALSWLLPGIIAAAVVIGLVYGAVLRRSRPEVHARIGLGNEAFRLDQAAEDTPGD, from the coding sequence ATGCCGACGGGCAGATCCTCCACGCTCCAAGAACCGGCCGAGATCCGTACGTACAAGGGCCAGGACCGGGCCCTGCGCGCCGGCCGCCTCGGCACCGCCGGCCTGCTCCTGTCGGTGCTCGCCGCCAGCGCGCCCCTGATGGTGGTAGCAGGTGTCATGCCCACGACCTTCGGGGTCATGGGCATCGTCGGCCAGCCACTGCTCTTCGTCATCCTCGGCGCCGTCCTCGCGCTCTTCAGCGTCGGCTACGCCGAGATGAGCCGGCACGTCCACAACGCCGGCGCCTTCTACGCGTACATCGCCCGGGGCCTCGGCCCCACCGCCGGCGCGGCCGCCTCCCTCGTCGCCCTCGTCGCGTACAGCGCCATGCAGGTCGGCGTCTTCGGCATCCTCGGCTTCGAGATATCCGGCCTCTTCGCCACCTACCTGGACATCGAGCTCGCCTGGTGGATCCCGGCCCTGCTCGCCGTCGCCGCCACCGGGGCACTCGGCTGGCTCAAGATCGACCTCAACGCCAAGGTCCTCGGGGTCCTCCTCCTCGTCGAGTGCCTCCTCGTCGTCGTCTTCGACGTCGCCGCCATCAGCAAGCCGGCCGCCGAAGGCCTCTCGCTGCACGCCTTCAACCCCGAGACCCTCGGCGGAGCCGGCTTCGGCACCGCCCTCTGCTTCTGCATCGCCGCCTTCGTCGGCTTCGAGCAGTCCCCGGTCTACGCCGAGGAGACCAGCAAGCCGCACATCGTCGTCTCGCGCGTGATGTTCCTCGCCGTCGGCTTCGTCGCCCTCTTCTTCGCCGTGAGCGCCTGGGCCCTCACCGTCGCCACCGGCCCCTCCAAGGTGGTCGAGACCGCGGGCGAGGCGGGCCCCACCCTGCTCTTCCAGCTCACCGAGGCCCGCCTCGGCACCGCCTTCACCGACGTCCTGCACGTCCTCTTCGTGACCGGCATGTTCGCGGCCATGCTCAGCTTCCACAACGTCGTCGCCCGCTACGCCTTCGCCATGGGCCGCGAGGGCCTGCTCCCGGCCACCTTCGGCCGTACCAACGCCGGCACCGGCGCCCCCGCCACCGGCTCCCTCCTCCAGACCGGCATCGCCGCCCTCGTCGTGATCGCCTTCGCCCTGACCGAGGACAAGGCCCCCGCCGACCCCTCCCTCAAGGTGCAGCTGCCCGACCCCACCACCCCCGTCCTGCACCTGTTCACCTGGATGGGCAGCGTCGGCGCCCTCGGCGTGACCCTCCTCATGGCCGCCGCCTCCTTCGCCGTCATCGCCTTCTTCGTCCGCCGCGGCACCGCCGGCGCCCAGGTCTGGCGGCTCGTCGCGGCCGGCACCGCCGGTCTCGCCCTCCTCGCCATCGCCGTCTACACGGTCAAGGACTTCGGCGTCCTGGTCGGCGCCGAGAAGGGCTCCGCGCTCAGCTGGCTGCTGCCCGGCATCATCGCCGCCGCCGTCGTCATCGGGCTGGTCTACGGAGCCGTCCTGCGCCGCAGCCGCCCCGAGGTGCACGCCCGTATCGGCCTCGGGAACGAGGCCTTCCGGCTCGACCAGGCCGCGGAGGACACCCCGGGCGACTGA
- a CDS encoding amino acid permease, translating to MSDRTLTEAPAPAPTRHVDAGDEGYSKDLKSRHINMIAIGGAIGTGLFLGAGGRLAGAGPSLAIAYAVCGVFAFFVVRALGELVLYRPSSGAFVSYAREFMGEKGAYTAGWLYFLNWSTTTVADITAAATYAHFWSLFTDVPQWVLAFIALAIVLTANLISVKYFGEMEFWFSLVKVAALVVFLIVGIWLVATSHDIGGSTPGLGNITDNGGLFPSGVLPMLLVIQGVVFAYASVELCGVAAGETENPEKIMPKAINSIMWRVGLFYVGSVVLLALLLPYTAYSSDQSPFVTVFDKLGVPGAAGIMNLVVLTAALSSLNSGLYSTGRILRSMSLSGSAPKFTGVMNKGKVPYGGVLFTAAFGVAGVGLNYWMPGEAFEIVLNLASIGILGTWAMVMICSLFFWRRAQDGLVERPAYRLPWAPYTQIVTLCFLVTVLILMWCDGGVGRTTVMFLPAIAAALVGGWFLVRARVAAIAATHH from the coding sequence CTGAGTGACCGCACCTTGACCGAGGCCCCCGCCCCGGCGCCGACCCGCCATGTCGACGCCGGCGACGAGGGCTACAGCAAGGACCTCAAGTCCCGCCACATCAACATGATCGCGATCGGCGGGGCGATAGGCACCGGCCTGTTCCTCGGCGCAGGCGGCCGCCTGGCCGGCGCGGGCCCCTCGCTCGCGATCGCGTACGCGGTGTGCGGAGTCTTCGCCTTCTTCGTCGTGCGGGCCCTCGGCGAGCTCGTCCTGTACCGCCCCTCCTCCGGCGCCTTCGTCTCGTACGCGCGCGAGTTCATGGGGGAGAAGGGCGCCTACACGGCCGGCTGGCTGTACTTCCTGAACTGGTCCACGACCACCGTCGCCGACATCACGGCCGCCGCGACCTACGCCCACTTCTGGTCGCTGTTCACGGACGTCCCCCAGTGGGTCCTCGCCTTCATCGCCCTCGCCATCGTGCTCACCGCCAACCTGATCTCGGTGAAGTACTTCGGCGAGATGGAGTTCTGGTTCTCCCTCGTGAAGGTCGCCGCGCTCGTCGTCTTCCTGATCGTCGGCATCTGGCTCGTCGCCACCAGCCACGACATCGGCGGCAGCACCCCGGGCCTCGGCAACATCACCGACAACGGCGGCCTCTTCCCCTCCGGCGTCCTGCCGATGCTCCTGGTGATCCAGGGCGTGGTCTTCGCGTACGCCTCCGTCGAGCTCTGCGGCGTCGCCGCCGGTGAGACCGAGAACCCCGAGAAGATCATGCCGAAGGCCATCAACTCGATCATGTGGCGCGTGGGCCTCTTCTACGTCGGCTCGGTCGTCCTCCTCGCCCTCCTCCTGCCCTACACGGCGTACAGCTCGGACCAGAGTCCCTTCGTCACGGTCTTCGACAAGCTCGGCGTCCCCGGCGCCGCCGGCATCATGAACCTCGTCGTCCTGACGGCCGCCCTCTCCAGCCTGAACTCCGGCCTCTACTCCACCGGCCGCATCCTGCGCTCGATGTCCCTGTCCGGCTCGGCCCCGAAGTTCACCGGCGTCATGAACAAGGGCAAGGTCCCCTACGGCGGCGTCCTGTTCACCGCCGCCTTCGGCGTCGCGGGCGTCGGCCTGAACTACTGGATGCCCGGCGAAGCCTTCGAGATCGTCCTCAACCTCGCCTCCATCGGCATCCTCGGCACCTGGGCGATGGTCATGATCTGCTCGCTGTTCTTCTGGCGCCGCGCGCAGGACGGCCTGGTCGAACGCCCCGCCTACCGCCTGCCCTGGGCCCCGTACACCCAGATCGTGACCCTCTGCTTCCTCGTCACAGTGCTGATCCTGATGTGGTGCGACGGCGGAGTCGGCCGCACCACGGTCATGTTCCTCCCGGCCATCGCCGCCGCCCTGGTCGGCGGCTGGTTCCTGGTCCGCGCCCGCGTAGCAGCCATAGCCGCCACCCACCACTGA
- a CDS encoding phosphotransferase, giving the protein MSRSQLPSGQDPFTESSAARAVLEAVRLAGAPQPHDLELLRLGENALFASPAQGLVYRVARSDGLTAKVEKELATARWLVAQGFPGLPPRDEFRQPVSAAGRLVTFWQYVPRSPREPLLTDLAVLLRDLHALPAPDFPVPVLNPFPLMRDRLREAGAGSSDRTDAAVPEKDLAFLAAACDAGEGAFKDLVAADPAIGLVHGDAHRGNLLSRGDRVLLIDYEAVALGPRSWDLLPTATAADRFGLAPAEYKEFCAVYGADVTQQHGYRILRTVRELGMTTWLMQNVPHSPAAAHEFAVRMDSLRKGDHAARWHAL; this is encoded by the coding sequence ATGAGTCGATCTCAACTTCCCTCAGGTCAGGACCCGTTCACCGAATCCTCCGCCGCGCGCGCGGTGCTGGAGGCCGTGCGCCTCGCAGGCGCACCACAGCCCCACGACCTTGAGCTGCTGAGACTCGGCGAGAACGCCCTCTTCGCGAGTCCGGCGCAGGGTCTCGTGTACCGCGTCGCACGGTCAGACGGCCTCACCGCCAAGGTGGAGAAGGAGCTCGCCACGGCGCGCTGGCTCGTGGCGCAGGGCTTCCCGGGCCTGCCGCCCCGTGACGAGTTCCGGCAGCCCGTGTCCGCCGCAGGCCGTCTGGTCACTTTCTGGCAGTACGTGCCGCGCTCTCCGCGTGAGCCGCTCCTCACCGACCTGGCCGTGCTGCTGCGCGACCTGCACGCACTGCCCGCCCCCGATTTCCCGGTTCCGGTGCTCAACCCCTTCCCCCTCATGCGGGACCGGTTACGAGAGGCCGGCGCCGGCAGCTCCGACCGCACCGACGCGGCGGTCCCCGAGAAGGACCTGGCGTTCCTCGCGGCAGCCTGCGATGCCGGCGAAGGAGCGTTCAAGGACCTCGTCGCCGCAGACCCCGCCATCGGGCTCGTGCACGGAGACGCCCACCGGGGCAACCTCCTGAGCCGAGGCGACCGCGTCCTGCTCATCGACTACGAGGCCGTGGCGCTCGGCCCGCGCAGCTGGGACCTGCTGCCCACCGCCACCGCCGCAGACCGCTTCGGCCTCGCGCCCGCCGAGTACAAGGAGTTCTGTGCGGTGTACGGGGCGGACGTCACCCAGCAGCACGGCTACCGCATCCTGCGCACCGTGCGCGAACTCGGCATGACGACCTGGCTGATGCAGAACGTCCCGCACTCGCCGGCCGCAGCGCACGAGTTCGCCGTCCGCATGGACTCGCTGCGGAAGGGGGACCATGCCGCCCGGTGGCACGCCCTCTGA
- the sigJ gene encoding RNA polymerase sigma factor SigJ, translating into MSTSTSSIPGGGRSRSDVSVIVGERGHLTNLAYRLLGSLAEAEDAVQETYARWYAMPKQRQEAIESPGAWLTTVAGRICLDLLGSARARRERYVGEWVPEPLPDRTEWTGRPADVTDPADRVTLDESVNMAFLVVLESMTPAERVAFVLHDVFRYPFAEIAEIVGRTPAACRQLATSARRRVRAAQVPAAATAGQAGLVREFKEAWEARDIKALVGLLAPDAAMIADGGGLVGAALRPVEGAERIAQYLIGIADRAPGLTLLERSVNGRPGLVAQHTGATVTVAAFELTDARVTRIWAVRNPEKLRPWAKTGRS; encoded by the coding sequence GTGAGCACGAGTACGTCGTCCATCCCGGGGGGTGGCCGGTCCCGGTCCGACGTGAGCGTGATCGTCGGCGAGCGCGGGCACCTCACCAACCTCGCCTACCGGCTGCTCGGTTCGCTGGCCGAGGCCGAGGACGCCGTACAGGAGACCTACGCGCGCTGGTACGCGATGCCCAAGCAGCGGCAGGAGGCCATCGAGTCGCCGGGCGCCTGGCTGACGACGGTGGCCGGCCGCATCTGCCTGGACCTGCTCGGCTCGGCTCGGGCCCGGCGCGAGCGCTACGTGGGCGAATGGGTCCCCGAGCCGCTGCCCGACCGCACGGAGTGGACCGGCCGGCCGGCCGATGTCACCGATCCCGCCGACCGGGTCACCCTGGACGAGTCGGTGAACATGGCCTTCCTCGTCGTCCTGGAGTCGATGACCCCCGCCGAACGCGTCGCCTTCGTCCTGCACGACGTCTTCCGGTACCCCTTCGCCGAGATCGCCGAGATCGTCGGCCGGACCCCGGCCGCCTGCCGGCAGCTGGCGACCTCGGCCCGCCGACGCGTGCGGGCCGCGCAGGTCCCGGCGGCCGCGACCGCCGGACAGGCCGGTCTGGTGCGGGAGTTCAAGGAGGCGTGGGAGGCCCGGGACATCAAGGCCCTGGTCGGCCTGCTCGCCCCCGACGCCGCCATGATCGCCGACGGCGGCGGACTGGTCGGCGCCGCCCTGCGCCCGGTCGAGGGCGCCGAGCGCATCGCCCAGTACCTGATCGGCATCGCCGACAGGGCCCCCGGGCTGACGCTCCTGGAGCGCTCGGTCAACGGCCGGCCCGGCCTGGTCGCCCAGCACACCGGAGCCACCGTGACGGTGGCGGCGTTCGAGCTCACCGACGCCCGCGTCACCCGGATCTGGGCGGTCCGCAACCCGGAGAAGCTCCGCCCGTGGGCGAAGACCGGCCGGAGCTGA
- a CDS encoding M20/M25/M40 family metallo-hydrolase, producing MSESSAGRTVSGEDEVVDLCRDLIRIDTSNYGDHSGPGERKAAEWVAEKLAEVGLEPQIFESHKGRASTVARIEGEDPSRPALLIHGHTDVVPANAADWTYDPFAGEIADGCLWGRGAVDMKDMDAMTLAVVRDRMRSGRKPPRDIVLAFLADEEAGGIYGARHLVDKHPGLFEGVTEAIGEVGGFSFTVNENLRLYLVETAQKGMHWMRLTVEGTAGHGSMTNSDNAITELCEAVGRLGRHQWPVRVTKTVRSFLDELSDALGTPLDPDNMDATLAKLGGIAKMVGATLRNSAAPTMLGAGYKVNVIPGQATAHVDGRFLPGYEDEFFADLDRILGPRVKREDVHGDKALETDFDGRLVDAMQGALKAEDPIARAVPYMLSGGTDAKSFDDLGIRCFGFAPLQLPPELDFAGMFHGVDERVPVDGLKFGVRVLDRFIDNA from the coding sequence GTGAGCGAGTCGAGCGCGGGCAGGACCGTCTCCGGCGAGGACGAGGTAGTCGACCTCTGCCGGGACCTCATCCGGATCGACACCAGCAATTACGGAGACCACTCGGGCCCCGGGGAGCGCAAGGCGGCGGAATGGGTCGCCGAGAAGCTCGCCGAGGTCGGGCTGGAGCCGCAGATCTTCGAATCGCACAAGGGGCGCGCCTCGACCGTGGCGCGCATCGAGGGCGAGGACCCCTCGCGGCCGGCCCTGCTGATCCACGGGCACACCGACGTGGTTCCGGCCAACGCCGCCGACTGGACCTACGACCCCTTCGCGGGCGAGATCGCCGACGGCTGCCTGTGGGGCCGCGGCGCCGTCGACATGAAGGACATGGACGCGATGACGCTGGCCGTCGTGCGCGACCGGATGCGCAGCGGCCGCAAGCCCCCGCGCGACATCGTGCTGGCCTTCCTCGCCGACGAGGAGGCGGGCGGCATCTACGGGGCCCGCCACCTCGTGGACAAGCACCCCGGCCTGTTCGAGGGCGTCACCGAGGCCATCGGCGAGGTCGGCGGCTTCTCCTTCACGGTGAACGAGAACCTGCGGCTCTACCTCGTGGAGACCGCCCAGAAGGGCATGCACTGGATGCGCCTCACGGTGGAGGGCACCGCGGGCCACGGATCCATGACCAACAGCGACAACGCCATCACGGAGCTGTGCGAGGCCGTCGGCAGGCTCGGCCGCCACCAGTGGCCGGTCCGCGTGACCAAGACGGTGCGCAGCTTCCTGGACGAGCTCTCGGACGCGCTCGGGACCCCCCTGGACCCGGACAACATGGACGCGACCCTCGCCAAGCTCGGCGGCATCGCCAAGATGGTCGGCGCGACCCTGCGCAACTCGGCCGCCCCGACGATGCTCGGCGCCGGCTACAAGGTCAACGTCATCCCCGGCCAGGCGACGGCCCACGTCGACGGCCGCTTCCTGCCGGGCTACGAGGACGAGTTCTTCGCCGACCTCGACCGCATCCTCGGCCCGCGCGTGAAGCGGGAGGACGTGCACGGGGACAAGGCGCTGGAGACGGACTTCGACGGCCGGCTGGTGGACGCCATGCAGGGCGCCCTGAAGGCGGAGGACCCGATCGCGCGGGCGGTCCCGTACATGCTCTCGGGCGGTACGGACGCCAAGTCCTTCGACGACCTCGGGATCCGCTGCTTCGGCTTCGCGCCGCTGCAGCTGCCGCCGGAGCTGGACTTCGCCGGGATGTTCCACGGCGTGGACGAGCGGGTGCCGGTCGACGGACTGAAGTTCGGCGTGCGGGTGCTCGACCGATTCATCGACAACGCCTGA
- the chpH gene encoding chaplin ChpH, with amino-acid sequence MIKKVVAAAAATGGLVLAGAGLAHADAAAQGAAIGSPGVLSGNVLQVPVHVPVNVCGNTISVIGLLNPAFGNTCVNA; translated from the coding sequence ATGATCAAGAAGGTTGTCGCCGCTGCGGCTGCCACTGGTGGCCTGGTTCTCGCGGGTGCGGGCCTGGCCCACGCCGATGCGGCGGCGCAGGGTGCGGCCATCGGCTCGCCCGGTGTCCTGTCCGGCAACGTGCTGCAGGTTCCCGTCCACGTTCCCGTGAACGTGTGCGGTAACACGATCTCCGTCATCGGCCTGCTGAACCCGGCCTTCGGCAACACCTGCGTCAACGCCTGA
- a CDS encoding chaplin: MRRPAQVTRKTLITMAAAGGVLALGGGYAHADSGASGHAANSPGLLSGNNLQAPVDVPVNACGNTVTVVGGLNPAFGNHCANGSGHSKPKPPKPPKPNHPGHPGHPGHPGGGDEPCDDHPGNPGNPGNPGNPGNPGNPGNPGNPGNPGNPGNPGNPGNPGNPGNPGNPGNPANPGNPGNPGNPGNPGNPGNPGNPGNPGNPGNPGTPGTPTHPGTGSGTPVTHPGPGAGNGNPGQAGGLAATGSGDVLTAGLPLAGGLLLAGTVLYRRARNAA; encoded by the coding sequence ATGCGACGACCGGCACAGGTCACCAGGAAGACCCTGATCACCATGGCTGCCGCGGGGGGTGTTCTCGCGCTGGGCGGGGGCTACGCACACGCGGACTCCGGCGCCTCGGGGCACGCCGCGAACTCTCCGGGCCTGCTGTCCGGGAACAACCTGCAGGCGCCCGTGGACGTACCGGTGAACGCCTGCGGGAACACGGTGACGGTGGTGGGAGGCCTCAATCCGGCCTTCGGGAACCACTGCGCCAATGGATCGGGCCACAGCAAGCCGAAGCCGCCGAAGCCGCCGAAGCCGAACCACCCGGGTCACCCCGGGCACCCCGGCCACCCGGGCGGCGGCGACGAACCGTGCGACGACCACCCGGGCAACCCCGGGAACCCGGGTAACCCCGGCAATCCTGGGAACCCGGGCAACCCCGGCAACCCTGGGAACCCGGGGAACCCCGGCAATCCTGGGAACCCGGGGAACCCCGGCAACCCGGGGAACCCCGGCAATCCTGGGAACCCCGGCAACCCTGCTAACCCGGGGAACCCCGGCAACCCCGGCAACCCCGGCAACCCGGGGAACCCCGGCAACCCCGGTAACCCCGGCAACCCTGGCAACCCCGGTAACCCGGGCACCCCTGGTACGCCCACCCACCCCGGTACCGGTTCCGGCACCCCGGTCACGCACCCCGGGCCGGGTGCCGGGAACGGCAACCCCGGGCAGGCGGGCGGGCTCGCCGCCACCGGGTCCGGTGACGTCCTCACCGCCGGGCTCCCGCTCGCGGGCGGCCTGCTGCTGGCCGGCACCGTGCTCTACCGGCGCGCCCGCAACGCCGCCTGA
- a CDS encoding DUF5703 family protein, protein MPEYEFVDVYVPRGVPRSEATRLLTDHAEYGNWELDRLSLYRDGSRRVRLRRRIIRQVRATW, encoded by the coding sequence ATGCCGGAATACGAATTTGTCGACGTGTACGTGCCCCGCGGTGTCCCTCGCAGCGAGGCGACCCGCCTGTTGACCGACCATGCCGAGTACGGGAACTGGGAGCTCGACCGCCTGAGCCTGTACCGGGACGGCAGTCGCCGTGTGCGACTGCGCCGCCGGATCATCCGCCAGGTCCGCGCGACCTGGTGA